The sequence CGACAGCGCTACAGGCTAAAGCTGAGTAGGCCAGAATTGAGCGGATTTTCATAGCGATAACCTTTTGATGATTCTTGAACTGATTCAGAATGTTTTGCCTGGCGCTAGCGGCTAATCTCTGGCGCGCGATCGCCCTTAAAAATTGTTTCTTAGTACTAGTCGAAAATAGCCAAGAGGCCCAGCGTCAAGCTAACTACAAAGGCATCATACGTGAAGTTGATAACTAGTTAAGAACAGTTTTTAGCCTATTCGCATCATATTTTTATCCTATAAAGTCGCCTAACAAGGTAGAAACAGCAAAATTTTAAGGGAGATTCTAGTAGAGTAAACATTGTGTCTCAATTGGGAGGCTGGGCACACGGAGTACCTAGTGTTGAAATTTTGTCAGGTGGGCACTGCTTTCAAGATTTACGTAAGTTGATGCCTGAGCTTGCTTTATTTAGAAGGCTGCTGCTATGGGTTGCATGGCCTTTGGATCGCTGGTGTTTTTTGTCTGTAACATTCCTGACCAATTTTTTGGGGCACATGTACTGATTGTGGGGAGAGTCTATGCAGATGCGATCGTGCTATTTGCTTCCTGTAGCGGCTGTGCTGCTGGGGCTATTTAGTCTAATAACTCAGGTAAGTTTTGCCCAAGGCCCTGGCAATAGCCAAAATTCCCAAGCGGTGGCTGTCCTTTTTGAAAATGTGCGGATCTTTGACGGTGTTTCTGACAACCTGTCGGCTCCGTCGAACGTCTTGGTGGTTGGCAACGCCATTCAGGCGATTGATACCCGACCTCTGCCGATGCCAGCGGATATTGGCGTCGCTCGGATCAGCGGTGCAGGACGGGTGCTGATGCCAGGACTGATTGATGCCCACACCCACCTCTTTATGGAAACCAGCACCCAGGAAGACTTGATCGCGGCTACCACGGCTCCGGAACGACTGTTTCAACGGTCTCAGGAGAACGCCAATGCCATGCTGATGCGGGGGTTTACTAGTGCGCGAGATCTGGCAGGGCCGGTGTTTGAGCTGAAACGGGCCATCGATCGAGGTGATGTGGTGGGGCCGCGCATTTGGCCGTCAGGGGCGATGATTTCCCAGACTAGCGGTCACGGCGATTTTCGGGAACTGAGTGAGCTGCCCCGCACGCCTACTTCAGAGTTGAGCCTAGCCGAGCAGTTTGGCGTGGGGGCGATCGCCGATGGGGTAGACGAAGTGCTGCGCCGCACCCGTGAGCAACTAATGCTGGGGGCTAGTCAGATCAAGCTAGCCGCCGGGGGTGGGGTGGCCTCAGAGTTCGACCCTATTGACGTGGCTCAGTACACCGAGGCGGAACTGAGAGCGGCGGTGGACGCTGCCGAAGACTGGAACACCTACGTGACTGTCCATGCCTATACTCCCCGGGCGATTCAAAAGGCGATTCGGGCTGGGGTGAAATGCATTGAGCACGGTCAGCTAATCGACGAAGAGACGGCGCGGATGATCGCCGAGAACGATGTTTGGCTGAGCCCGCAGCCGTTCCTTGATGACGAAGACGCCAATCCCTATCCTGAGGGAACTGAAAACCGAGCTAAACAGCTGATGGTGGCCACCGGTACCGACAGGGCCTACAACCTGGCCAAACAGTACAACATTAAAACGGCCTGGGGCACCGATAACCTCTTCAACCCCCAAGGCTCAGCTCGTCAGGGGGCGAAACTAGCCAAGCTGGTGCGGTGGTATACCCCAGCGGAGGTATTACGGATGGCAACCAGCACAAATGCAAGCTTACTAGCGCTGTCGGGGCCGCGTAACCCCTACCCGGGCAAGTTGGGTGTCGTGGAAGAGGGTGCCCTAGCGGATTTGCTGCTAGTGAACGGCAATCCGCTGGAAAATATTCGGCTCATTGAGGATCCGGAGGCTAACTTTTTGGTGATTATGAAAAACGGGGTGATGTATAAGAACCGTCTTAGTTGACAGCTAAAAGTTGGCGCATCTTTACCACTGATGCATGGATTGAAACAATCCAGACAGCTTTGTGGCCTATTTAGTATCGGCCATGCAGGGATCTACCGAGACCACCTTCTATGGGATGGCAGTTTACCTCGGCAGCATTGGTATTATGAATACTCGCTACACGCTGCAGCGCCGCTGACAGCAGGTTTTGCCGTTATGGTGGCGGCGCTGGCGGTGTGCTACCTGACGTTTTAGGTGAACACTTTAGTGAGAACACTTTGGCAAAGACACCTGAGCGAGGATGTGTAGACAGGGACATCTAGACGAGGACGCTTTGGTAAGCAGTATGGCAGAATTTAGGGTGGATTTGCCCGATGCGGCGGCAACTCAGCAACTGGGCCAGCGGCTGGGGGAACTGTGCCCACCGGGCACGGCGCTGCTGCTGGCGGGTGATCTGGGCATGGGCAAGACAACCCTGGTGCAGGGGATTGGGGCGGGCCTGGGCATTGCGGAACCGATTAGCAGCCCGACGTTTACCTTAATCAATGAGTATTTGGAGGGGCGCATTCCTCTCTATCATGTGGACTTATACCGATTAGAACCGGAGCAGGTAGGCTCTTTAGAGTTGGAGAGCTACTGGGAGGCCATAGACATAGCGCCTGGCCTGTTGGCAATTGAATGGTCAGAGCGGATGCTGGACTATCCTGCATCGGCTCTGCGGCTGCGATTGGAAAACCTGCCTAGCGGTGGGCGACGGGCTACGCTGACAGCGGTTGGAGAAGAACAGATTGTGTTGTTGGAGCAGGTAATTGGCGATGGCCTACTGGCTGATGAAGTCTGAACCAGATGTGTACAGCATTGGCGATTTGGAGCGCGATCGCACCGAACTTTGGGACGGCGTGCGCAACTACCAGGCCCGCAACTTTCTCACCAGCATGGCATTAGGTGATCAAGCCTTCTTTTACCACTCCAACACCAAACCACCGGGGATCGTAGGGCTGGTGGAAATTGTTGAAACCAATGTGGTAGACCCGACTCAGTTTGATTCAACCCATAAATATTACGATCCCAAGTCATTCCCAGACAAGCCGCGCTGGCATACGGTGACGGTGGGCTATGTAGAAACCTTTGCGAGAGGCATTACCCTTGATCAGCTCAAAGAGGCCTTTACCCCCGATGAACTTTGGGTCGTGCGACGGGGCAATCGGCTGTCGGTGATGCCGGTAGAGGATACGATAGCTCAAAAGCTTTTGAAAATGGCCTATACCACTGAGTAATCTTGCTGTTTAAAGTAGTATTCTGGCTATTTACTCCCCAATGAAAATGTGAGGTCTGAGGTGGTAGCCTAAACATGCTATTCGGCAAGTTCCGCAGCATGAGGATTGTCCAAGCCAAATTCAAAGCTAACTGCCAAAATCTGCAATTACCATCCCCCATGCATCTCCCTGAAGACCCTGAAACACCTTTGCAGATCAACATCGTGCCCATGATCGATGTGGTGTTTGCGGTGCTGGCATTTTTTATTATTTCTAGCTTATTGTTAACCCGCAACCAGGGGCTACCGGTAGTGTTGCCAGGGGCCGAAACAGCTGAAACTCAGACCCAGCGCCAGGTGGTGGTAACAGTAAATGCGTCGGGTGAAATATTTGTCGGTGAGCGGGCAGTGGCGGATGAGCAGCTTTTGGAGGCGATTCAAACGCTGGGAACCCTATCCGACGGTGGCCTTGTGGTAATTCGGGCTGATCAATCAGTGAATTATGGTCGGGTTGTGGCGGTGATGGATCAACTGCGGACGTTGCCTGGGGTGCAGTTGGCGATCGCGACAGAAGGCGGTCAGCCTTAAAGACCTAACTGTTTTGGATCGACATGAACGATTCTAGTGCTGTATTGCAAAACATCTAGATTCAATAACTTGTCAATCTCCGGGGCTGTCAAATTTTAAGCCATACTTAAAGCTGAGAGAAAGCAGTTCGGGCTTTGATTATGGCGTTACAATTTCTGGCCTTGCCGGTGCGGCTGGTGTCTCTGGTGCAAACTATACTTGTGCCTCTGTGCTTTGTGCTCGCTTGGTGCCTGGTGGGGCTGACTGTGTGGAATTTGGTAGCGGCTGTGCGTGCTGGGGTTAGTCGCGCTACGGTAATGCATCAAATCCCCTGTGCTGACTGTCGTTACTTTACTAACGATCATCGGTTAAAGTGCCCAATCCATCCAAAAGTTGCCCTTTCAGAGTTAGCGATTGACTGTGCAGACTTTGAACGCGAGGGGCTGATGTAGCGTGGGGAAATGACTGAGCAATAGCTGTGCTGAATAAAAAGTCAGCCCCACCGAGTGTAGTTGTGGTAGAGGCTGACGAGTCTTATTGATATGGCTAATCTGTAGTATGCCCGTGAGAACGGCTACTTCATCGGTGGTAGTGGGGCAATTAAGCTGGTTTGGATTTGTTTTAGGATTGATCTGAGATCAAGGGAACGACTCGGGTGATCGCTTCTTTAATGAAGGCTTTCATAACGGCATCGCGTTGGTTGAGGCGAAACTGCTGCTCAACCACGGCACCCATACCGCCGTCGCCCCAGCTTTGATTTTGGCGAAAGTATTCTACGAAGCTTTTTCCAGCAATGCGAGTTAGATAGGCACCGCTAGCTCCTTTAAGGGCACGTCCGGCTACTACGGTGGCCAGATTCGTTTGTAGCCCTAGGGCTAGTAAATCGACGGTGCCTTTGACTAACCCCAGTCCTGTGAGGGTTTTGGCCACAGATACCGCTAGCGCTTTGCCTTCTTCAAGGCTAACTTCGCAGCCGTAGACCTTGCTCAGTTCTACAACCATTTGGGCGTTGATGGCGGCGGTAGCTAAAAAATCGAGGCCAGGTAGGGGAGTAATGGCGATCGCGCCTGCTCCCAGCCACTGGTAGCGATCAATAATGGCCTCAGCCTGGGCCTGGCGCTGGTGATCGATGATCTGGCGGGCAGCTTCGCCCAATTGCTGAGTTTGTAGGAGGAGATTGTCGGCCAGCAGAGTTTCGCCCTCCTGGCGCAGTACATCGGCTAGTCGTGCTTGCAGCGGTCTGAGGTTAGGGCGCATTTGTAGCCAACCGCCGCCCACCTGAGGTAAAGGCTGCGGAAGGGCGGCTACGGCGACTAGATCATCGGGGCTGAGGGGAGGTACGGTACGGGATCGCAATCGCCCGAGCAGCAGATCTAAATCGGTTTCAGGATAGCGATCGGCTTTGTTGAGCACCACCAAGACTCGCTTCCCCATCGCCATCAGCGATCGCAGTACCGTGTACTCGGCCTGGCGGAGGTCATCATCAATCACGAATAAAATCAAATCAGCTCTAGCGGCAATTTCGCGGGCCTGTTGTTCTCGTTCGGTACCGGCTACCCCAACTTCGGCAATGCCAGGCGTGTCGATCAGCTGTAGGGTTCTGGGAAGATCGGCGAGTTGCCAGGTATAGGTGTGCTCAGTTTGGGTGGTGCCCATGGCCGCCCCTACTGCGCCAACGGCCTGACCCAGCAACCCATTGATCAGGGCCGTTTTGCCAGCAGAACCGACCCCAAACACGGCAATGGTAAACGTGCGATCGCCCAGAGTAGCCTGTAACCCTTGCGCCTTTTGTGCCAGGGCCTCGCGGGCCACCTGATCTTGAATTTGCTCAACCTGGCGCTGCACAGTTTGTAGGGTGACGGCGGCGGCTTCGCCTGGATCACGAGGGGCTTGGGGTCTGGGCTTGCGCCGACGGGGCCTAAGAAAGGGCCTGAGACGGTAGAGCCCAAAACCGGCGATCGCCAAGCCAATGGCTACGATCGCCCCCATCACTAGCCGGGCCAGCAGGGGCGACAGTAATGCTAAGGCCGCATACAGCCGCAGAAGTGAATCGGCCAGCACGAGGATGGCCCCTAACCCCAGCAGCAGCCCTACGAGAATGAATGCCCATCGCCACCGTGCCATGTGTGCTCTACTCAACCAAGGACGGTTCGTGCAGAATAGCGTAAAACAATGCCCTAAAAACTAGCATGGCAGAGGCATTCAAGGAACACCTCTGCCATAGCAGGACATTTGGAGCGATAGAGCCGTTGTGCTAAGGGCTGTTTGAGAGCAGCGCCCCTCGCGAAAGGCCTAGAGAGGGTTGTGGGAAAATCGGTTGCTGCGGTTGGGACGGCTATCATCGCCGCCGCCGCCGCCATCATCGGTACGGGGACGGGCCTTATTGACTCTAAGCTCACGGCCTAACCACTCGGCACCGTCTAGTTCAGAGATAGCCTGATCTTCTTTGGCCTCGTCGGCCATATCGACAAAGGCAAAGCCACGCTTGCGACCGGTTTCACGATCGATGGGTAGGCTAATGCGGGTGACCTCGCCATACTCGGCGAAAACACTTTTAATATCGTCCTCAGATGCCTGAAAGGACAAGTTACCAATGTAAATAGTCACGAGTCTCTCCGAACCAAAATACCGATAGGTCAAATATTCAAGTCGTTGGTTATAGGGTCTAAAGCCTTGTTTTAAGGCCTTAAACCTACCCTAGGCTTCAATATTTGCTAGCTATGATAGCCGATTCCTATTTAGTTAGCAGTAGCCCATCTCACACCTAGAGAATTTCTCCCCAAACGACGATCGCCTCAGTCTGGATGAAGACCAAGGCGATCGTTACGAAACCGATTGAGAGGTTAGGCAGCGGCGAGTACCCACTGCACTAAAGTGCGGACCCCAAAGCCGGTACCACCGGGGTTGTTGTAACCGTTTTCTTTTTCGGTCCACACGGGGCCTGCAACATCGAGGTGAATCCAGGGGGTGGTGTTCACAAACTGTTTGAGGAACAGGGCTGCGGTAATGGAACCGCCGGGACGGGGGCCGGTATTTTTCATGTCGGCCACAATAGACTTGAGCCCGTCGAAGTATTTTTCTTCCATGGGCAAACGCCAGAACTTTTCACCAGCGGCCTCGGCGGCGGTAGCGATCGCCCCGGCCAATTCGTCATTTTCGCTAAACAGCCCGGCGATGTCGTCGCCCAGGGCAATAATACAGGCCCCCGTAAGGGTGGCTAGATCAACAATGGCATCGACACCCAGCTTCTCGGCAAAGACCAGGGCATCGGCTAGGGTGAGACGGCCCTCGGCGTCGGTGTTGTTGACCTCAATGGTTTTGCCATTGGAGGCGGTGAGAATGTCGCCGGGGCGCATCGCATTGCCGCCGATCATATTTTCGGCTGCAGCGCTAATGAAGTGAACCTCAACATTGGGTTTGAGCTGGGCGATCGCCTTAGCGGCTCCCAATGTGGCGGCAGCTCCACCCATGTCAATTTTCATCATCTCGATGCCGCTGCCGGCCCCTTTAATGTTGAGACCGCCCGAGTCGAAGGTTAAACCTTTGCCGACGATTGCCAGCTTGCGGGTGGGTGTACCCGCAGGCCTATAGGTGAGATGGATAAATTTGGGTGGTAGGTCAGAGGCTCTGGCTACCCCCAGGTAGGCCCCCATGCCCAGGGCTTCGCACTGCTCTTGTTCGAGAATGTCTAGTTCTAGACCGTAGTCAGTGGCGATCGCCTGGGCGGTTTGGGCCAGGGTTTCTGGGGTGACGATGTTAGCTGGGGCCGACACTAGCTCACGGGCCAGAATGACGCCTTCGCAGACGGCCTGGGCAGCTTTTAGGCTGGCTTCCTGGTCGGGCAAGCCGAGCAGATCAATGCGGGTGAGGGTAATTTTGCCGTTGGCCTTGTCGTCTGACTTGAAGCGGTTGTCTTGGTGAAGGGCCAGCCTGGCACCCTCGGCCAAAGCCTGAGCGGTAAGCGCTGCATCGTGGTTAAGCACGGGCATGCTCAGCCCCAGCGAGCTGCATTTTTCTTTTTTGGCTAGCCGGGCGGCGGCGGCGGCGGCACGGCGCAGAGATTCGGTGGTAATTGCATCGGTAGCACCTAACCCAACCACGCCCAGCTTGCGCATGGCGGCCCCACTCCCTACACGGGTGATAGCAGTGGTGCCGCTTTTGCCCGTAAATTCGGCCTCATCAATCAGTTCTTGCAAGAGCCCAGAGACCCGGCTATTGAGCTCGGCCAGGGTGGTGGATAGGGGAAGGGCGTCTTCGCTAAGGCCAATGATCAGGGCGTCGCCAGACCAATCGAGACAGGAGGTACTAGATGCGTGAAATTCCATTCAACCTTGGGGTTAGTATGCTCTGTTTACTATAAACCTTGGTAACCGTCCAGGACGAGTTTGGGTTAGGCAAACCACCCTCGAGTAGGTTCGCTAGTATAAGACGGATTAGTGAACGAACTCCCTGGCCACCTTCTACGCCACGGGCTGACTTTTAGGACGAAACCCCTTAGCAGAGTTCATGGGTGTGCCATGGTGAAACGGTTAAAAGCGAACCTGCCGCTGGTCGCGATCGCAGGGGTGAGTGCCCTGTCGTTTGGTATGGCCGCTGCCCTGGTGAATGCGGTGTCGTCTTCGGGCGATCCTCAGGTTATTTTGGAGGAGTCGCTGCTGCCGGGGCTGGGGCGATCGCCTGATTGGAATGCCGATGACCCTGTGCTTGCCCTCGCGCTACAGCTGGCCGACCAGCGCCAGGAGGCCCTGGCCACGTTTGTTGAGGGCAAAGACTCGCTCAGCCGCAGCCGCGCCCGATATTTGCTAGCACTCGATTTGATCAATCAAGATCGGGGCGGTAGCGCTCTGCCCTTGCTAGACGGGTTGGAGCAAGACTATAGGGCCATGGCCCCCTATGTGGCGCTGGCTTTGGCCCAGGCTCAGCGGGCGGCGGGCCAGGCTGAGGCCGCTCAACAAACCCAAGCCCGGCTGCTGACGGAGTACGGAGATGATGGGGCGATCGCCCCGCTGCTGTTTGAACTGGGGCAGCAAGACCCGGCCTACTGGGATCGCCTGGTGCAGCAGTTTCCCACCCATCCCAAGGCGGTGGAGGTGGCCGACCAGCGGCTGGCCGCTGACCCCAATCGGGCCGATGCCCTGCCGCTGCTGATGATTAAGGCGCGGGCGGGGTTGCACCATGCCAACGCTGGGGCGGCGCTGCTGCGGCTCAAAAATGAGTTTGGCGGTCAGCTTAGCCCCGAAGACTGGCAGACCGTAGGCTTTGGCTTTTGGCGCATTGACAGCTATGGCGATGCCGGGGCCGCCTACGCCCAGGCTCCACCTTCGCCCCGCAATCTGTATCGGGCGGCGAGGGGTCTTCAGGTGAGCGGCGGTCAGCGCGATCGCGCGATCGCGCTCTACAACCAGCTCGACCAGCAGTTTCCCGATGCCCCGGAGACCGCC is a genomic window of Nodosilinea sp. E11 containing:
- a CDS encoding biopolymer transporter ExbD gives rise to the protein MHLPEDPETPLQINIVPMIDVVFAVLAFFIISSLLLTRNQGLPVVLPGAETAETQTQRQVVVTVNASGEIFVGERAVADEQLLEAIQTLGTLSDGGLVVIRADQSVNYGRVVAVMDQLRTLPGVQLAIATEGGQP
- a CDS encoding GTP-binding protein; this encodes MARWRWAFILVGLLLGLGAILVLADSLLRLYAALALLSPLLARLVMGAIVAIGLAIAGFGLYRLRPFLRPRRRKPRPQAPRDPGEAAAVTLQTVQRQVEQIQDQVAREALAQKAQGLQATLGDRTFTIAVFGVGSAGKTALINGLLGQAVGAVGAAMGTTQTEHTYTWQLADLPRTLQLIDTPGIAEVGVAGTEREQQAREIAARADLILFVIDDDLRQAEYTVLRSLMAMGKRVLVVLNKADRYPETDLDLLLGRLRSRTVPPLSPDDLVAVAALPQPLPQVGGGWLQMRPNLRPLQARLADVLRQEGETLLADNLLLQTQQLGEAARQIIDHQRQAQAEAIIDRYQWLGAGAIAITPLPGLDFLATAAINAQMVVELSKVYGCEVSLEEGKALAVSVAKTLTGLGLVKGTVDLLALGLQTNLATVVAGRALKGASGAYLTRIAGKSFVEYFRQNQSWGDGGMGAVVEQQFRLNQRDAVMKAFIKEAITRVVPLISDQS
- a CDS encoding leucyl aminopeptidase, whose protein sequence is MEFHASSTSCLDWSGDALIIGLSEDALPLSTTLAELNSRVSGLLQELIDEAEFTGKSGTTAITRVGSGAAMRKLGVVGLGATDAITTESLRRAAAAAARLAKKEKCSSLGLSMPVLNHDAALTAQALAEGARLALHQDNRFKSDDKANGKITLTRIDLLGLPDQEASLKAAQAVCEGVILARELVSAPANIVTPETLAQTAQAIATDYGLELDILEQEQCEALGMGAYLGVARASDLPPKFIHLTYRPAGTPTRKLAIVGKGLTFDSGGLNIKGAGSGIEMMKIDMGGAAATLGAAKAIAQLKPNVEVHFISAAAENMIGGNAMRPGDILTASNGKTIEVNNTDAEGRLTLADALVFAEKLGVDAIVDLATLTGACIIALGDDIAGLFSENDELAGAIATAAEAAGEKFWRLPMEEKYFDGLKSIVADMKNTGPRPGGSITAALFLKQFVNTTPWIHLDVAGPVWTEKENGYNNPGGTGFGVRTLVQWVLAAA
- a CDS encoding amidohydrolase family protein → MRSCYLLPVAAVLLGLFSLITQVSFAQGPGNSQNSQAVAVLFENVRIFDGVSDNLSAPSNVLVVGNAIQAIDTRPLPMPADIGVARISGAGRVLMPGLIDAHTHLFMETSTQEDLIAATTAPERLFQRSQENANAMLMRGFTSARDLAGPVFELKRAIDRGDVVGPRIWPSGAMISQTSGHGDFRELSELPRTPTSELSLAEQFGVGAIADGVDEVLRRTREQLMLGASQIKLAAGGGVASEFDPIDVAQYTEAELRAAVDAAEDWNTYVTVHAYTPRAIQKAIRAGVKCIEHGQLIDEETARMIAENDVWLSPQPFLDDEDANPYPEGTENRAKQLMVATGTDRAYNLAKQYNIKTAWGTDNLFNPQGSARQGAKLAKLVRWYTPAEVLRMATSTNASLLALSGPRNPYPGKLGVVEEGALADLLLVNGNPLENIRLIEDPEANFLVIMKNGVMYKNRLS
- the tsaE gene encoding tRNA (adenosine(37)-N6)-threonylcarbamoyltransferase complex ATPase subunit type 1 TsaE; this translates as MAEFRVDLPDAAATQQLGQRLGELCPPGTALLLAGDLGMGKTTLVQGIGAGLGIAEPISSPTFTLINEYLEGRIPLYHVDLYRLEPEQVGSLELESYWEAIDIAPGLLAIEWSERMLDYPASALRLRLENLPSGGRRATLTAVGEEQIVLLEQVIGDGLLADEV
- a CDS encoding RNA-binding protein — translated: MTIYIGNLSFQASEDDIKSVFAEYGEVTRISLPIDRETGRKRGFAFVDMADEAKEDQAISELDGAEWLGRELRVNKARPRTDDGGGGGDDSRPNRSNRFSHNPL
- a CDS encoding EVE domain-containing protein, whose product is MAYWLMKSEPDVYSIGDLERDRTELWDGVRNYQARNFLTSMALGDQAFFYHSNTKPPGIVGLVEIVETNVVDPTQFDSTHKYYDPKSFPDKPRWHTVTVGYVETFARGITLDQLKEAFTPDELWVVRRGNRLSVMPVEDTIAQKLLKMAYTTE